The Scomber scombrus chromosome 5, fScoSco1.1, whole genome shotgun sequence genome window below encodes:
- the LOC133981059 gene encoding E3 ubiquitin/ISG15 ligase TRIM25-like, with translation MAQKDQLDRESFSCVICLDLLKDPVGLPCGHSYCMSCIKGFWDGEDQRKIYSCPQCREAFTPRPVLKKNTMLAALVEQLKKTGLQAAPADHCYAGPEDVACDFCTERKLKAFKSCLVCLASYCENHLQSHYESPTFKKHKLVEPSKKLQENICSRHDEVMKIFCRTDKKSICYLCTMEDHKGHDTVPAAAERTERQRELEVSRLNIQQIIQDREKDVKLLQQEVEAVSLSADKAVEDSEKIFTQLIRLLQKRSSDVKQQIRSQQETEVSGVKELQEKLQQEITELKRKDAELKQLSHTEDHNQFLHNYPSVSQLSEPTDSSSINIRPLRYFEDATAAVSELRDKLQDILRDEWTNISLAVTEVVLLPEPEPKTRAEFLKYSREITLDPNTANTYLLLSEGNRKVEYTEQQQSYSRHTDRFTDYYQVLSRESLTGRCYWEVEWRGWVDVSVAYKNISRAGSESLFGRNDKSWSLECSTNSYEFNFNNIRTPVSGPDSSRVGVYLDHRAGILSFYSVSETMTLLHRVQTTFTQPLYAGLWVYESTAELCKKVKLRHSLPLRTEMAQKDQLDRESFSCSICLDLLKDPVGLTCGHSYCMSCIKGFWDGEDQRKIYSCPQCREAFTPRPVLKKNTMLAALVEQLKKTGLQAAPADHCYAGPEDVACDFCTGRKLKAFKSCLVCLASYCENHLQSHYDVAPLKKHKLVEPSKKLQENICSRHDEVMKIFCRTDKKSICYLCTMEDHKGHDTVPAAAERTERQRELEVSRLNIQQRIQDREKDVKLLQQEVEAVSLSADKAVEDSEKIFTQLIRLLQKRSSDVKQQIRSQQETEVSGVKELQEKLQQEITELKRKDAELKQLSHTEDHNQFLHNYPSVSQLSEPTDSSSINIRPLRYFEDVTAAVSELRDKLQDILRDKWTNISLAVTEVDVLLPHPEPKTRAEFLKYSREFTLDPNTAHTQLLLSEGNRKVEYTEQQQSYSSHTDRFTKYSQVLSRESLTGRCYWEVERRGGVDVAVAYKNISRAGRESLFGRNDKSWALYCGTNSYGFCFNNINTPVSGPVSSRVGVYLDHRAGILSFYSVSETMTLLHRVQTTFTQPLYAGLYVYGSTAELCKVK, from the exons atggcgcagaaagatcagctggaccgagaaTCCTTCTCCTGTgtgatctgtctggatctactgaaggatccggtgggtcttccctgtggacacagctactgtatgagctgtattaaaggattctgggatggagaggatcagaggaagatctacagctgccctcagtgcagagaggccttcacaccgaggcctgtcctgaagaaaaacaccatgttagcagctttagtggagcagctgaagaagactggactccaagctgctcctgctgatcactgctatgctggacctgaagatgtggcctgtgatttCTGCACTgagaggaagctgaaagccttcaagtcctgtctggtgtgtctggcctcttactgtgagaatcacctccagtctcACTATGAATcacctacatttaaaaaacacaagctggtggagccctccaagaagctccaggagaacatctgctctcgtcatgatgaggtgatgaagatattctgccgtacagataagaagagtatctgttatctgtgcactatggaggatcataaaggccacgacacagtcccagctgcagcagaaaggactgagaggcagagagagctcgaggtgagtcgactaaacatccagcagataatccaggacagagagaaagatgtgaagctgcttcaacaggaggtggaggccgtcagtctctctgctgataaagcagtggaggacagtgagaagatcttcactcagctgatccgtctcctccagaaaagaagctctgatgtgaagcagcagatcagatcccagcaggaaactgaagtgagtggagtcaaagagcttcaggagaagctgcagcaggagatcactgagctgaagaggaaagacgctgaactgaagcagctctcacacacagaggatcacaaccagtttctacacaactacccctcagtgtcacaactcagtgaacctacagactcatccagcatcaatatccgtcctctgagatactttgaggatgcgacagcagctgtgtcagagctcagagataaactacaggacatcctgagggacgaatggacaaacatctcactggcaGTGACTGAAGTGGTTTTACTGccagaaccagaacccaagaccagagctgagttcttaaaatattcacgtgaaatcactctggatccaaacacagcaaacacatatctgttattatctgaggggaacagaaaagtagaatatacagaacaacaacagtcttattctagacacacagacagattcactgattattatcaggtcctgagtagagagagtctgactggacgttgttactgggaggtggagtggagaggatGGGTTGATGTAtcagtcgcatacaagaatatcagcagagcaggaagtgaATCTCTATTTGGacgtaatgacaaatcttggtctttagAGTGTTCCACTAACAGTTATGAATTTAACTTCAACAACATCAGaactcccgtctcaggtcctgattcctccagagtcggagtgtacctggatcacagagcaggtattctgtccttctacagcgtctctgaaaccatgactctcctccacagagtccagaccacattcactcagcctctctatgctggactttgggTTTATGAatccacagctgagttgtgtaaa AAAGTGAAACTCAGACACTCGTTGCCTCTGAGAactgaaatggcgcagaaagatcagctggaccgagaaTCCTTCTCTTGttcgatctgtctggatctactgaaggatccggtgggTCTTAcatgtggacacagctactgtatgagctgtattaaaggattctgggatggagaggatcagaggaagatctacagctgccctcagtgcagagaggccttcacaccgaggcctgtcctgaagaaaaacaccatgttagcagctttagtggagcagctgaagaagactggactccaagctgctcctgctgatcactgctatgctggacctgaagatgtggcctgtgatttctgcactgggaggaagctgaaagccttcaagtcctgtctggtgtgtctggcctcttactgtgagaatcacctccagtctcATTATGATGTAGctccattaaagaaacacaagctggtggagccctccaagaagctccaggagaacatctgctctcgtcatgatgaggtgatgaagatattctgccgtacagataagaagagtatctgttatctgtgcactatggaggatcataaaggccacgacacagtcccagctgcagcagaaaggactgagaggcagagagagctcgaggtgagtcgactaaacatccagcagagaatccaggacagagagaaagatgtgaagctgcttcaacaggaggtggaggccgtcagtctctctgctgataaagcagtggaggacagtgagaagatcttcactcagctgatccgtctcctccagaaaagaagctctgatgtgaagcagcagatcagatcccagcaggaaactgaagtgagtggagtcaaagagcttcaggagaagctgcagcaggagatcactgagctgaagaggaaagacgctgaactgaagcagctctcacacacagaggatcacaaccagtttctacacaactacccctcagtgtcacaactcagtgaacctacagactcatccagcatcaatatccgtcctctgagatactttgaggatgtgacagcagctgtgtcagagctcagagataaactacaggacatcctgagggacaaatggacaaacatctcactggcaGTGACcgaagtggacgttttactgcCCCATCCagaacccaagaccagagctgagttcttaaaatattcacgtgaattcactctggatccaaacacagcacacacacagctgttattatctgaggggaacagaaaagtagaatatacagaacaacaacagtcttattctagtcacacagacagattcactaaATATtctcaggtcctgagtagagagagtctgactggacgttgttactgggaggtggagaggagaggaggagttgatgtagcagtcgcatacaagaatatcagcagagcaggacgTGAATCTCTATTTGGacgtaatgacaaatcttgggcTTTATATTGTGGCACTAACAGTTATGGATTTTGCTTCAACAACATTAATactcccgtctcaggtcctgtttcctccagagtcggagtgtacctggatcacagagcaggtattctgtccttctacagcgtctctgaaaccatgactctcctccacagagtccagaccacattcactcagcctctctatgctggactttatGTTTATGGatccacagctgagttgtgtaaagtgaaatag